In Escherichia ruysiae, a genomic segment contains:
- the frlR gene encoding DNA-binding transcriptional regulator FrlR — protein MSATDRYSHQLLYATVRQRLLDDIAQGVYQAGQQIPTENELCTQYNVSRITIRKAISDLVSDGILIRWQGKGTFVQSQKVENALLTVSGFTDFGVSQGKPTKEKVIEQEQVSAAPFCEKLNIPGNSKVFRLSRVMYLDKEPLFIDSSWIPLSRYPDFDAIYVEGSSTYQLFQERFDTRVVSDKKTIDIFAATRAQAKWLKCELGEPLFRISKIAFDQNDKPVHVSELFCRANRITLTIDNKRH, from the coding sequence ATGTCAGCTACGGACCGCTACTCTCATCAACTGCTCTATGCCACCGTCCGCCAGCGGCTGCTGGATGATATCGCGCAGGGAGTTTACCAGGCTGGGCAACAGATCCCAACTGAAAACGAGCTGTGTACGCAGTACAACGTCAGCCGCATCACCATTCGTAAAGCCATCAGCGACTTAGTGTCGGACGGTATACTGATCCGCTGGCAGGGTAAAGGCACCTTTGTGCAAAGTCAGAAAGTTGAAAACGCCCTGCTGACCGTTAGCGGCTTTACCGACTTTGGTGTTTCGCAAGGTAAACCGACGAAAGAGAAAGTGATCGAGCAAGAGCAGGTCAGCGCCGCGCCGTTTTGCGAGAAGCTGAATATTCCTGGCAACAGCAAAGTGTTCCGTCTCAGCCGGGTGATGTATCTTGATAAAGAGCCGCTGTTTATTGATAGCTCGTGGATCCCATTGTCACGTTATCCTGATTTTGATGCGATTTATGTCGAAGGCAGCTCCACCTATCAGTTATTTCAAGAGCGTTTTGACACGCGAGTGGTCAGCGACAAAAAGACCATTGATATCTTTGCCGCTACGCGCGCGCAGGCAAAATGGCTGAAGTGTGAACTGGGCGAACCCTTGTTTCGCATCAGCAAAATCGCCTTTGATCAGAATGACAAACCGGTGCACGTCTCCGAACTCTTCTGCCGCGCCAATCGCATCACCTTAACGATTGATAATAAAAGACATTAA
- the frlD gene encoding fructoselysine 6-kinase has translation MKTLATIGDNCVDIYPQLNKAFSGGNAVNVAVYCTRYGIKPGCITWVGDDDYGTTLKQDIARMGVDISHVHTKHGVTAQTQVELHDNDRVFGDYTEGVMADFALSEEDYAWLAQYDIVHAAIWGHAEDAFPHLHAAGKLTAFDFSDKWDSPLWQTLVPHLDFAFASAPQEDEALRLKMKAIVARGAGTVIVTLGENGSIAWDGEQFWRQSPEPVTVIDTMGAGDSFIAGFLCGWSAGMTLPQAMAQGTACAAQTIQYHGAW, from the coding sequence ATGAAAACCCTGGCGACAATCGGCGATAACTGCGTCGACATTTACCCGCAACTGAATAAAGCATTTTCTGGCGGTAATGCGGTGAACGTGGCGGTGTATTGCACTCGCTACGGCATAAAGCCAGGATGCATTACCTGGGTGGGCGATGATGACTACGGTACAACGCTGAAGCAGGATATTGCCCGCATGGGCGTCGATATCAGCCATGTCCATACGAAACACGGCGTTACCGCACAAACTCAGGTGGAACTGCACGACAACGATCGCGTTTTTGGCGACTACACCGAAGGCGTGATGGCCGACTTTGCCCTGAGCGAAGAGGATTACGCCTGGCTGGCGCAGTATGACATTGTGCACGCGGCAATCTGGGGACATGCGGAGGACGCATTCCCGCACCTGCACGCAGCGGGCAAACTTACCGCTTTCGACTTCTCCGACAAGTGGGACAGCCCGCTCTGGCAGACACTGGTGCCGCATCTCGATTTTGCCTTTGCCTCCGCACCGCAAGAAGACGAAGCGTTACGTCTGAAGATGAAGGCGATTGTTGCCCGTGGCGCAGGAACAGTGATTGTCACGCTGGGCGAAAACGGCAGCATTGCCTGGGATGGCGAACAGTTCTGGCGTCAGTCTCCTGAACCGGTGACGGTTATCGACACCATGGGTGCCGGAGATTCGTTCATTGCCGGATTCCTTTGCGGCTGGTCTGCGGGGATGACATTACCACAGGCGATGGCGCAGGGAACGGCGTGTGCAGCGCAAACCATTCAGTATCACGGTGCCTGGTAG